From the genome of Glycine soja cultivar W05 chromosome 14, ASM419377v2, whole genome shotgun sequence:
TTTcaaatgagaattttttttaaaatgagaaatGAAACTATTAATAACAACCTTTAATTTAGATtacagttaaaaataataaacggCTGATATTGCATATGGGTTAATAACAATTCAATTTTGCACCCCTATTTTTTCTTCACAccctccatttttttaaaattcttctgTCAAAATTATTCTACCCGaaaactaattttgaaaaaatattattttgacagACAAATATTCTAAAAGTTGATAGATGTTCCGAAGATTAATTTCCGGAACTTATTTAACATGTTTCCATAAAATAAattccaaaaatattaaattctaatACTTTCAAAATCTTAAGACTCATTTACTTTGAGAAAACACTTTATTTTCGTTTCCTGTTTTCACTTTTAACTACaaaattgtcatattttttttttcactttttcagtctatttcttaattttaaagatttgtATAGAAAATAGAATAACATAATAGTCATATATTTTCCCGATCTTTGTGGGTTATGTCATATGTTTAAGAGCCAAACcaaccttttatatatatatatatatatatatatatatatatatatatatatatatatatattttatttttatttttatatttgattcttaataaatttttgttttgtatcgagtctttaataaaataataattttatttttagttatcgatatttttattttttgataaattaataaattttatatttatttctgatgaattgttttcatttataattagtccggatgaaaacaaaattaactaagaactaaaataaaatatgaaagataaaaaataacactaaactcactaatgattttcaaattctGAACCACATATATATTGCAGGATTCCATGTATGTTTGGCACACAATCAATTCTAGGGGCTTCAACAACCCACCAAAGTGAGCCAAAGTGGTCCATTTTATTCAACATAAGAAGACAATAATTGCcagaaaacacaacaacattGAACCACAAAGCAGCACACTGCACACTATGTAGTACCTCTGCCACAAGTAGACACAGATACACTAAGGAATATGTCAAGCATCATCATGTCCTAAAAGCGCCACAAGCATTTTCTCATAGTCACCAGTTGTGTCCTTAACAATGGCACGTTCAAGAGGGACACTGTTCCTCATTTGATACTCATCTGCTATGATTTTCAAATCAACCTCAGCCCTTGTGGCCACCACTCTTGTAAGGGCTCCTTCATCGGTTCCTCGCTTGTTGATAGCTAACCGAACAACCTTCTCAAAGTACTTCTCCGGACGAATCAAGCACTTCACAGTTGCTCTTAGTAAAGACAGGAACTTGTCCTTTGGATCAGCCTTCAGGTTCTGCAACATTGGTTCAAAAATTGCAATTCAATCTTATCAGTTTCCATGAAACAAAGAGGGGTGGTGTCAAAACCCCAAGGCTATATACAATGTTTCATTTTGACATATTTGAAGTTTCCTAATGTAACTATTTGAAAGCGATATAAGGATGAATCATGAACTACATTACCTTGTTGATGTCTTTTCCAAATGCATCTTTGTAGTGGTTCAAAGTAGCATTAATCTGTGCTCTGCTCCTTGTGGCCAAGATCCTGATGAAGTCGTCATCATTATAAGCCTTGTTTGAAATCTTCTCATGTAGCAATTTTGCCTCAGTTTTTGCCAGGTTCAAGTTGACCTCGTCTCCTTCATAACGATAAGAACTAACCAGAGGTAGTATGagctagagaaaaaaaatgttagctaaCCATTTGAagtgagaaaaaagagaaaaactaagATAGACTAAAGAAAACCACaaatatagttaaaaaaaattctccatGGTCTAAATACAAACTAAAATTTCAgtaatattgaaaaattatgattctAGATTCTACGTCTGGTCAGTTTTGTTTCTGACAGAAGGAAGATCTAAATTATTTGACCAACAAAAGGCTTAATTGTTCCAATGAAGTTGAGGCTATTCTGCAGCCCACAGTCATTGAGATACAATTTAGTTCTCATTAGTTCTGTTCAATCCTTAATTTTTCATTGCATCACTAACACAAACAGAAAATAtactttcaaaaaacaaacaaactgaACATAAAACTTTTATGtgaatttttgtaaaattgtaataattttaaagatttttttaaaagacttttatgatttagattttaatgaatttataaaacaggaattcaaaagatttggaaaaactttatgaatttacaatataaatttttaaaaaacattcaaaattacaagagtttgtaaaaaaataattaataatctatatatttttcttttcctcataaaaattcaacaaatcttccattaaaaataaatgagttaTGCATACGTTCCTTCTTTTTGTATCATATTCAATTCAACTCGTGAGCACAGCAAATGTTATTCAATTGacaattaaaactaataaattaagtttttgtTACTTACTACAAGTTTTTTCCCCTCACAAGAAATGATTGTATTTGTATTAATAAAGAAAAGTTGCATATGCCACAAGAAATATCATAAATAACCTTAGATAGAAAAGGATAGAATCCTCATGGATCAAAACATCTACATGACCACAATACATAgcaaatgtttatattttaataataaaaagttgttaaaaaaaagagagagaaacaacCCATAAGTTATTTGTGAGATTATTTGGTGTATATTTTTCATCGAAAAATTTCATGAAatccataataaaaaaataattcatccaaatatttatatttttgaataccaaaaactttttttaagtgataaatttttttaattaaatatcatttaattttgttatattccttaaaaattataataatcctGATTACATAcaccaatatttatttattttatttaaaagttttgaTTCAATatcgtaatatttttttataatttttttaaaaaatctttcaaaatcctaatctaatacaCCTCCATAATTTTAAGGAACCGAAATCTTTCTTggctaaatatatttttgaatttctttttttaagaataattttgaatttctaatacattattttttattcattctgTATGTTCTATTGTAAATAGTTAATTAATGAATTGTTTGGAGAACTTGCTAAGAAAATTGAAAGTTTTTACGTTTGTGTCATTGACACGGATCAATATTCTCGAGAGTTCAAAGAATAACTCCATTTGGTGCAGTTTTCAATCTCACGTCTCAAGAAATTGTTGAAATAAATTCTTGTAATAAAACTGTAGAGACGAATATccctatcctattattttttttctctgaatTCCCTATCCTGTTGATAGCACAAGTTCTTCttcctcaattttttaaataaaattatataatttataaactagaaattatttaatttttcgt
Proteins encoded in this window:
- the LOC114384113 gene encoding annexin D1-like codes for the protein MRTKLYLNDCGLQNSLNFIGTIKPFLILPLVSSYRYEGDEVNLNLAKTEAKLLHEKISNKAYNDDDFIRILATRSRAQINATLNHYKDAFGKDINKNLKADPKDKFLSLLRATVKCLIRPEKYFEKVVRLAINKRGTDEGALTRVVATRAEVDLKIIADEYQMRNSVPLERAIVKDTTGDYEKMLVALLGHDDA